The DNA window aatattgtacaAGCAACCACAAAGAATCTAATGGAAgtcaacaacaataaaaaaaaattatctggTACCCTTGTTCTTATTTCCTAACACCCCCACCATATACAATTTTAACAAAATtcttatacaaataaaatcaattttttcgattttttaaaaaaattgtgctTTTTTTGACATGTGGATCAGTAtatcaaattttttatataattctcGTTTTCTGGAATTTTATTTGAGTTTATATCGGATTTATgtgtaatatttcaatttttctttAGTACATTCATAAAGATTTATCAGATTTACTAAAATGTCAATATCAAAATTATgtgtttttattgtatttttagaaaaatataatttaaaccaATTATTTTGGACAATTATTTCGGATTTTTAAGAAGTCCGATAAATGATATACGTGATATTTAAGAAATTTAGTAACACATTAGGTACTAGATATATTAATTCCGGTatgttcattttttttcaaaatttttaaaaatccgGTTGACAGtagaatttttaattatttttaaatattttttaactatgtttttttattttataaacataACTTATAACTAACCCAAGTTTTATAACATAACTTAATATTTAAAATTGTCAGTACAATATCAATCTGACAAAATATATGAATATAATCGCAAGCATAGaataatatcaaaacaaaataaaacaaattatgtTAACTCCCTAATTTCGTCTTCTCAGTGTCTTAGTGATAGGAGGCCATGGAGAATTAAGTTTCAACTTCACATGAATCCAATGATTATTGTTAACAAAATCAACCGTAATCATTTTGTCTACTCGCATACATAAATGAAGAAACCACTAATGGAAAAAAGTGATGTTAAGGTTACTGGACAACGAGACCAATATCATATTGTATTTAAAAGTAATATGGTAACCCATATCCAATGAACAGACTCAAtcctataaaatatataataaaaaaatatgtcaTAAATAATTTGATAACTAATTTCATAATAAATTCAAACTCACAAGGATGTACCTGGTTGTTATCGTATTCCTTAAATGAGTGAATCGATTAGTCCATGCAACAACAAACTTTTCTTTATATAGTGTCAACCATGTTTGGTGCACATACTCAATAAATGAATGGATATAAACACATACTACCTCAAAAAGCTGCAAGTGTTGCTCAAACTCAGACTTACTGTTTGATACATGACTCTGTTCcatacactactacaaaaaacacataaCACCTCAAACGCGAAATGCATTTAACCTCAGCTACAGAAGCGAGGTAACAACAATCTCATGAAAAGTTGTAACTTAACACCTCTGTGATTTGAAAACTTAGGGGTAAAGTTATAtgcacatgggttcgaaccccaacaacaacacttttattattttcaaaactaacgTATATAATATCTCAGTTTATTTAGAAAATCGAGGggtaagatttttttttataacaatgGTTACATTATTTACCAGAATATTAAATTGTTTACactgaatattaaaataaatattaaaattaaaataaaaatcaaatttcttaGGAATCtagataaaaaaaatcaaatttcttgATGATCTAGATTTTAGACCTTCGAAGTATTGAATCTTGGGGAATATCAAATGTTGGATGCAACATTATTCTATACGGATCTTGCCTgcatttgtttctgatgaaaaaatgggtaggataattaaaatcaatattcaaatatatgattttcgggtcaaataaatatttaacaaaaCAAACCTTAAACCCAGATAATTTTCTGCTCTTGAAATTCATCATAGGAAAAAAATTTCAAGCGTCTTTAGGTTTCAAGTGCTTCATGTTTCTTTTAGGTTAGAAATGTTAATATTCATCATGCTTTTATAATAGATGTCGCTTAGGTTTCACGTGGATCACTAATGAAAGTGTCTTGAGCGTTTATACTCATGAAATGGATGACACGAATTTGTTTAAGGATAatgatcaatattcttaattATCACGTTAAAATTATTCTCTTGGTTTCTGACAAAAACCAAGGTAAAAGGTGCAGaagttttttttaacattacattgtttacatagaatattaaattatattattacaaCAAATACAATGTTATCATAGTAGTTGTCTTTCTTGGAGTATAATACATTTCGCTCTAATCCTGATTCTATTGGAAAAGAGTCTGCATGCCTTTTGTGCGCATTCTTTTGAAGTTCAATAGTTTGACtgcataatatttttaataagttaTTCAAAGGTTGATATCTCTTCTTTATTTAACTTGAAGCAAAAATGATTTTCTACACTTGCAATTCATAAATGAGAACTTTTTCAAGATTTTTTAAGTTCCAAAATTTCATCATCTTAAGAAAATGTTATCAAGACAAATGTTTTTACAAGAAAGATATAAAGTGGTAGATTCGTTGTTGTAGAGGTGTAATATATTCCCTTAGTTTTTAAAAGTAACCGAGAGGAAACGTATTCTATATTtttcaatagaaaaataaaataagtaagctCATCGGTTTtagaataaaatcaaggtgaaacatatctatttttaaaaaaaaaacattacattttttacacaaaatattttaaaaaaacagattCATCGCTGCAATGTTagattttgttgcatatatattttcaaaggttAAGCTCCCTTTTTTGTTTAACTTTTCAAAGGTTGAGCAGATCCCCTTCTTTGATTATGTTGAAGCAAGAATGATTTTGCGCACTTGTAATCTATCAACTGACTACTTTTCAAAGGTTGAACTCCATTCTTTAACTAAATGTTgttccaaaaatacaacaacaaaatcaacaccattatgtgagatagattgcaagggaagaaaaaatattttgttcaaagagacaagaacattgaagatttttctgtcttgcaattcatcccaaagaatgatgcataCTAGTTTGGGACGACAACATATAAGTTAGGATTATGGTAAAATATGTTTAACGagtgtttttatagtaaaatctgattataTTATCCCCAAATTTTTATAGAAACCAAAGAGATAGCTCGTTTAAtacacttataaacaaataaaagcataAACTGCAATAGCTGGGATTCAAAGTGTGTCCTGATTTATTTTTCACTCAAgcgtgaaaaagaaaaacatgttGATTTGAACTATCGAATTTTTCAGAGTGAACAAAGTGTGTCCTAATTTTTTTTCctcgattttattaaaaaaacatgttGATTTGAACTATCTAATTCCATTTGGGTGATTTTTTTAACCTACCGTTTATTTGTGAAGGGGTAAATAATGAAAAGATATTTTTGCAAATATGAAAAAATTGGAGGTGCCAAATATAACAGTAAGTGTCGGGTGAAATTGTCCAACAATCAGTATCACCATTTAAGTAACATTCAGTTCCATGGTCCATTTGTATAggcattatttattatttattgccAAAACGTTAATTGGCTATGCTTATTCCTCAAAATGTAACCAACCTAAACACAAGGAAATAGTAGTGCTTTGCCATTATAAGATAATCCTTTTTCAAATACTATTTAATGCTCTACCTAACCTAAGATGATTCTCATTTCAACGCTGAGAAAAATAGCAATCTTTATTTCAAACAAAAGTCATGATCATAAGCATAACAATTACTGTCAGCATTCCCTAATTCAGAAGCACATGAACTTGTGACAGAAAGCAGTGCTTAAACAAACTATTGATAGCAACAAATAGTAGCAGGTAGCTTAAACAAACTATACCTCTAAGGAACAATCAAGTTGCACTGCATAGAATCACAATCAAATGTGGTTGTTGCAGCCTCATTCGCAATCCTATAGGCATCCAAATCTTGATGCCACGGTCGAGATCACCGCTTGAGACATGTTTTTAATACCTTGATCCTTCTCACTAAGCCGGAATCATGGTATTTTTATTAGGCTAATGGTTTGGtttcattgatttttgaaaattaaaaatcagTATCTGCCTTCCAAGATTTCACTTTAACCAATCTATGTAATGACTAATTTTTGTTGTGTTGGTAATAAAAGTGTTTTGGACTATGATGTGCTTAACTTGGAAGTTCCAACACTTTCTGTTGTTGGATCACTTATAAATGCTGGAATTAAGGTCCTAATCTAAAGGTAGCTAGAAGCCAAAAGCTTAAACTTTTTCTTCTAATTATGATTTACTCTGTTGCTTAAACTTAAGGAGGGTCATGCATAACTACAGTTCATAAAGAGATTGGAGATTTTTCCTAGTCACAACAACAACAGTATAGGTATATCATCCAATTGATTGATCTCAGAAAGTTTAGGCTAGACAGATACAACACAATTGTTGTTGCTTTAAAGCCTAATCTAAATGCATTACATCCAGGAAAATTATGGTTGCCATATTACAGTGGAAGCTTGGAGCAAGGAAAATGTGCATTGCTCTTTTTTATCAACTAAAAAGTAAATGCTACAAAACTTGGGATTTTCGAAAAATAGATTTTGACTAAGATATGGTCTCtaaaattttatatgaaaaaacTATACATGCAATTTTTTTTGGTTAGTTTTGGTCAATTAGCCCGAGAAAACCTATTGACTATCACATTCACCTCCAACGTCATCATCATTGTCCCCATCAGAACTACAAGTGTTGTCCATGATATTGACCTGCGATTGTTAAAACTTGTTGATAGCATCTCTAGCTTCAGACATCAATGCAACTTTTGCAGCTTTAACAATATCCTTTTTCTGAATGTTGTTTCCTTCTCCGACTAGGGAAATTTTTGTCCGTTTAGATGCTGCTCTTCTCTTAAGTTCCCTAAACCTTAACTGATTGACGAATTTTTCATGCTGCGCCTTGTTCTTTACTTTCTTTAGCACAGGTGGACTAGCAAGATCTTGAACACATGATGAGCCACTAAATCTAGAAAGACACTTCTTGTGACGTGAaaatgatgacgatgatgatgatcaATCAGTGAAATTTTGTAAAAACCCTTGATTTTCCTTTTGCTGCATTGGTGTACAAAGTGCTTGACTGTGCTGAAAATCATTCGTAGAAAAATCAATGTTGGGTTCTAGAGCAGAAAATATGTCTCCTTTATGCACTTGATCCACTTTAAGATGGCGCTGTAACAGATTCTCAATAGACTTCTGGGTAACAATGCTTTTTGGTTCGAGAATATTTGATTTAGCAACCTTCTTTTCAGTAGGTTTGAGAAGTTTACTTGCAGATATTGAGAATTGATGAAGAGGTGAAGAGTTAATTGTCTTTGTCCTTGATCTAGGCGGACATTGAGGTGGTGTTTGGAAGTCATGGTGAACCATGTCGAAACAATCTTGTTTAGACTTCCCAGGTACCTGCAACAGATTTTGTACAACAATTTCAGTTACCAAAATTATTCAGCAGGCGTACTTATCGGGCAATCAATTAACCATGAACAAATAATAATTTTACATTTTTCTTTGTAATGGTTTCAAATAACAATCATGAACCAGATATCGCAGAGGCATGGGTAAAAGCTATTAAACTAAGATGTGTGAATGGTTACATGCAAGCTTGATGCCTGAATAATACAAATGCTCACCGCGATCACTTGCTCATGGAATTTCTAATATCACATCATAAATAAACAGTTCTAAAGAAGATATTAGAGAGATGTGAAAGATTTAGCAAATATACAGCAAAAAAAACTATTTCCAACAACGCCATACTAAAAATAGTTTACATCCCAAAATTATGGCAGCCAATACTTCAAGCCAATAGCCATACATGTTTGGCCAAGAAAATTACAGTCCTTATCTGCACCATCCTCATACTGGAACTTCTACCGGATTACACATTACATGGTGACCATCATCTATAAAATACATGGATTATGCAATGCAATCAGATGCATACGGCTGTAAGCCCTGCTCCAATGCCTTGTTTAACATTGTGGGAAGCATTGCAACAGTTGTGTAGTTTTCAAGTGACATTTCAAGCAATGCATTCGTTTTAACATCAAAACCAAGGCATAATATAATGTAGTGATAAACCAAAGTCATCATATTTACGCTTTATTTAGCTTAAGCTGATATTCTAGACAGTAAGCAGCGCCTGTAGCTCAGTGGATAGAGCGTCTGTTTCCTAAGCAGAAAGTCGTAGGTTCGACCCCTACCTGGCGCGATTCAACTTTTTTTTCTCCACTCATTTTGACACTTGCTCTCTCGGCTTGTTTGGGTAAATGGTGAATCATCCAGAAATTTCAAATCTCACAATTGGAGACTAATCCGCCCAGAATTTAGGCATCATCCGGGGTTTTACTCTCCTAACAAGACCTTTCTAAACACACCAACTAGTTTGAACCTAGGAAACATCATTCAGCTAGCATAATTCATTTGGACACATAAACAATCAACAAACAAGCCATACCCCACCAGAGGCCGACTACATGGATCATCTTTcgtcataatgttctatccagaACCTCAATTGGACACATAATTCTATAAAATATTCATACATGGATTGTTAATTTTGCTGTTACTTAAGATCAATTATTCTGCTAAAAGTGCAATCTTTACATAGAGATAAAGAGAGGAAGCATACCAATCTAGAAACATTCTTCCAAAAACTGGGACTAGGTTTTGCAGTAAAGTAAGCTGTTTGCAGAGCCAACTCTTGTTCCTTAGTCCACCCTTCAGTGACTGTGTGCATTGTCATACATGAATAAAACAAGACAGTGATCTAAAGATAAGAGCACTAACTAATAGCATTGTCATGCAATTCGAATGATGTttcttcataaaaacaaatggCTGCCATAAAAATTACATCTAAACTAGACATTTTTGCTAGCATCAGCATGTATAAAAACAAATGTGACTGTGTGCATACCTTGCTAGTCACCACTAAAGGCATATGTAAATAATACAACAAGCTAACTAAATCATATACATGAAAATTTCTAGGCTGTTGAGATCAACTTGTGAGATCAAACAGTaccattaaaatatattttgtgaaaAAGTATAAAGTTCATGAATACGAAAAATACAAGACCTTGTCAAATATCAAAGTTCacgaataagaaaaaaaatctagGTTGCACctgaataataaaattatatcaaCCATATTCATATAGATTCAATTAACCATTAGTAAACAATGATCCATAAAGTAGTAGAAAATGAAtaacataaattaaataaaagtagTAGAAAATGAAtaacataaattaaataaatctacAGGTGCTCTTATGCTCAAGTGCCATAGCACCATATCCAAATCCTAGAACTAAGAACAGGGTGATATCAAACTGTCAATGCAGACTACTAGGCCACCATACTTTGAGACATCTAGGACACCAGACCTTGAATCACAAAAACTCTTTGGAAATGTAACGAACTTAAAAGTAGCAATCCTTGGATGATATACAATCAACTGCGGACGAAAAAAAGGCATTTTAATTTGAAGCAACACTTGGCCATCCTCAAAAACATATATCACCTTCTCCAAGAAAAATGACAAACTAGGATCTTGTTTGTATGAAATAGTGAACAATTTGGTCCAAGACTCTTTTTTTCCATATTCCTTCATAAGCCAAACATCATGATCATGACCAGAAATGATGCACAAGCAATCCCTGAAGACGTCCAAAGTCAAGGCCAAGAAGGAATTGGTGTTGACCTCTGCATAATCCGGCGGCAGCAAAAGTTTCTGATAAGATTCATTGCCCAAATCAAGAGATACAATAAAGTGTGGACTTGAGCGATGTCGAGAAGAAGCCAACCAATTGATTGTGCCACTCACATATTTTCCGGATTTCTTCGGATGGGGGACAGTACCAAAAGGGAACTCGTCAATGTTTTTCCAAATGTTGGTACCCAGAGTATTGAGCTTGACTTGAGTTTTCGGAGCCCCGCAACAACCTTTCCATAAAACAACAACCACTTTATAATAATGATCAGCAGCAACAGAGTGATAGCCAAAGCCATATGACATCATGTTAAGATAAGGTGGAATTGGTAAAAGGggcaattcttttattttttgtttttgaatgGAAGGGTTCCATAATAGAATGAATTCCTTATATGCAAGACAGAGGATGCCATTGCAAGA is part of the Vicia villosa cultivar HV-30 ecotype Madison, WI linkage group LG2, Vvil1.0, whole genome shotgun sequence genome and encodes:
- the LOC131649771 gene encoding F-box/kelch-repeat protein At3g23880-like; the encoded protein is MSYGFGYHSVAADHYYKVVVVLWKGCCGAPKTQVKLNTLGTNIWKNIDEFPFGTVPHPKKSGKYVSGTINWLASSRHRSSPHFIVSLDLGNESYQKLLLPPDYAEVNTNSFLALTLDVFRDCLCIISGHDHDVWLMKEYGKKESWTKLFTISYKQDPSLSFFLEKVIYVFEDGQVLLQIKMPFFRPQLIVYHPRIATFKFVTFPKSFCDSRSGVLDVSKYGGLVVCIDSLISPCS